The following are from one region of the Muntiacus reevesi chromosome 3, mMunRee1.1, whole genome shotgun sequence genome:
- the CLK1 gene encoding dual specificity protein kinase CLK1 isoform X2 yields the protein MLEWFEHHGHVCIVFELLGLSTYDFIKENGFLPFRLDHIRRMAYQICKSVNFLHSNKLTHTDLKPENILFVQSDYTEAYNPKMKRDERTLINPDIKVVDFGSATYDDEHHSTLVSTRHYRAPEVILALGWSQPCDVWSIGCILIEYYLGFTVFPTHDSKEHLAMMERILGPLPKHMIQKTRKRKYFRHDRLDWDEHSSAGRYVSRRCKPLKEFMLSQDAEHELLFDLIQKMLEYEPAKRITLKEALKHPFFYPLKKAT from the exons ATGTTGGAGTGGTTTGAGCATCATGGTCATGTCTGCATTGTGTTTGAACTATTGGGACTTAGTACTTATGACTTTATTAAGGAAAATGGTTTTCTTCCCTTTCGACTGGATCATATCAGGAGGATGGCATACCAGATATGCAAGTCTGTGAACT ttttgcaCAGTAATAAGTTGACTCACACAGACTTAAAGCCTGAAAACATCTTATTTGTACAGTCTGACTACACAGAGGCATATAATCCCAAAATG AAACGTGATGAACGTACTTTAATAAATCCAGATATTAAAGTTGTAGACTTTGGAAGTGCAACATATGATGATGAACATCATAGTACATTGGTATCTACAAGACATTATAGGGCACCTGAAGTTATATTAG CTTTAGGGTGGTCCCAGCCATGTGATGTCTGGAGTATAGGATGTATTCTTATTGAATATTACCTTGGGTTTACAGTATTTCCG acGCATGATAGTAAGGAACATTTGGCAATGATGGAAAGGATTCTTGGGCctttaccaaaacatatgatacaGAAAACCAG GAAACGTAAATATTTCCGTCATGATCGATTAGACTGGGATGAACATAGTTCTGCTGGCAGATATGTTTCAAGGCGTTGTAAACCTCTGAAG GAATTTATGCTTTCTCAAGATGCTGAACATGAGCTTCTCTTTGACCTTATTCAGAAAATGTTGGAGTATGAACCAGCTAAAAGGATCACTCTTAAAGAAGCCTTAAAGCATCCTTTCTTTTACCCCCTTAAAAAAGCTACGTAA
- the BZW1 gene encoding eIF5-mimic protein 2, producing the protein MNNQKQQKPTLSGQRFKTRKRDEKERFDPTQFQDCIIQGLTETGTDLEAVAKFLDASGAKLDYRRYAETLFDILVAGGMLAPGGTLADDMMRTDVCVFAAQEDLETMQAFAQVFNKLIRRYKYLEKGFEDEVKKLLLFLKGFSESERNKLAMLTGVLLANGTLNASILNSLYNENLVKEGVSAAFAVKLFKSWINEKDINAVAASLRKVSMDNRLMELFPANKQSVEHFTKYFTEAGLKELSEYVRNQQTIGARKELQKELQEQMSRGDPFKDIILYVKEEMKKNNIPEPVVIGIVWSSVMSTVEWNKKEELVAEQAIKHLKQYSPLLAAFTTQGQSELTLLLKIQEYCYDNIHFMKAFQKIVVLFYKAEVLSEEPILKWYKDAHVAKGKSVFLEQMKKFVEWLKNAEEESESEAEEGD; encoded by the exons ATGAATAATCAAAAGCAGCAAAAGCCAACGCTATCAGGCCAGCGttttaaaaccagaaaaagag ATGAAAAAGAGAGGTTTGACCCTACTCAGTTTCAAGACTGCATTATTCAAGGCTTAACTGAAACTGGTACTGATTTGGAAGCAGTAGCAAAGTTTCTTGATGCTTCTGGAGCAAAACTTGATTACCGACGATATGCagaaacactctttgacattctGGTGGCTGGCGGAATGCTGG CCCCAGGTGGTACActggcagatgacatgatgcgtACAGATGTCTGTGTGTTTGCAGCACAAGAAGACCTAGAGACCATGCAAGCATTTGCTCAG GTTTTTAACAAGTTAATCAGGCGCTACAAATACCTGGAGAAAGGTTTTGAAGATGAAGTTAAAAAG CTGCTGCTGTTCTTAAAGGGTTTTTCAGAGTCGGAAAGGAACAAGCTGGCTATGTTGACTGGTGTTCTTCTGGCTAATGGAACACTTAATGCATCCATTCTTAATAGCCTTTACAATGAGAATTTGGTTAAAGAAG GGGTTTCAGCAGCTTTTGCTGTAAAGCTCTTTAAATCAtggataaatgaaaaagatatcAATGCAGTAGCTGCAAGTCTTCGGAAAGTGAGCATGGATAACAGACTGATG GAACTTTTTCCTGCCAATAAACAAAGCGTTGAGCACTTCACAAAGTATTTTACTGAGGCAGGCTTGAAAGAGCTTTCAGAATATGTTCGGAATCAGCAAACCATAGGAGCTCGTAAGGAACTCCAGAAAGAACTTCAAGAACAGATGTCCCGAGGCGATCCATTTAAGGAT ATAATTTTGTATgtcaaggaagaaatgaaaaaaaacaacatcCCAGAACCCGTTGTCATTGGAATAGTATGGTCCAGCGTAATGAGCACCGTGGAATGGAACAAAAAAGAGGAGCTTGTAGCAGAGCAAGCCATCAAGCACTTGAAG CAATACAGCCCTCTACTTGCTGCCTTTACCACTCAAGGTCAGTCTGAGCTGACTCTCTTACTGAAGATTCAGGAGTACTGCTATGACAACATTCATTTCATGAAAGCCTTCCAGAAAATAGTGGTGCTTTTTTATAAAG CCGAAGTCCTGAGTGAAGAACCCATTCTGAAGTGGTATAAAGATGCCCACGTTGCCAAGGGGAAGAGCGTCTTCCTTGAGCAAATGAAAAAGTTTGTAGAGTGGCTcaaaaatgctgaagaag AATCTGAGTCTGAAGCTGAAGAAGGTGACTGA